A part of Halictus rubicundus isolate RS-2024b chromosome 4, iyHalRubi1_principal, whole genome shotgun sequence genomic DNA contains:
- the LOC143353705 gene encoding uncharacterized protein LOC143353705: MKGISILLIVTLVVSAYGDSLENSEWEALEKLRQENAARKEKVLSFLRELGKEQQTENEKYNPGLIHSKNREIENDDKNIENWRPGSPSILVSLTREFKQNNGDDTSKEDQNKNQKKDDSDDTDNEDSNVEDVNGENSNQNEKESSIKNRHRRNDSRKDSSDESNSNDDGSSDEELRRHHRGEDKPKKKNSDESNSDDRSKDSDEKNSKDSRKDKRKKQNSDESNSDDRSDDSDSDETNSRDSRKDKRKKKNSDESDSDCNDSDNDKKNSKERKSKEKSSDESNCDSKSDDSDGNKSKKDKCDESKNSSEEKKWRWILGRGNHRGNRISEPWNWKPETNWELEAKRAELKGRLIAIVKIEKVIKLLKNRTDEFNKRGHPERTLGLIRAIEAHKKLLGENIIAVSRICNITEVQPNELFETIIKCAANYSLRWRKLSNVGGPILENKEAILKPLLQEFSAAPLNLSKTDTITHILNEKGLADKAIVTEGEQVNGVVSWQSQPDKSASPSESTGAISEVVSLNSRNSSGNKQNGSGANVDDSAASDKDQAPEPVPTNGKEDNEGNNLNDQPGSDSQVQTPKHIKIESSSAGDNGVNPSNNENEIPGSNDDQPGNDDSRSQQSVPKSDESVVGSRNRSTENLDLKPEVSSGSDNTGKVVATPDNNSSSKSNKLANDINKLEDLNSDQIKVSIKSTELLATQAENSALRSGTDKGQNNDNSDREVGDSSADSNNQIPITTDNQTSSGNNVVTDGTSSQTDSTTSQPEQTSEISENTDTKEPRSTSELSTEETTDTVQNASSESESIFNTAAPESTSLIDE, from the exons ATGAAAG GTATTAGCATCTTACTAATCGTAACCTTGGTCGTTTCTGCTTACGGAGATTCTTTGGAAAATTCAGAGTGGGAGGCTCTCGAGAAGCTTCGACAAGAAAACGCagcaagaaaagaaaaggtGCTTTCTTTCCTGCGTGAATTAGGCAAGGAGCAGCAAACAGAAAACGAAAAATACAATCCAGGTTTAATACATTCTAAAAACCGCGAGATCGAAAACGAtgacaaaaatattgaaaactgGAGGCCAGGAAGTCCTTCAATTCTCGTTTCGTTAACAAGAGAGTTCAAACAAAACAACGGAGATGACACTAGTAAAGAAGACCAAAATAAGAATCAGAAGAAAGATGATTCTGATGACACTGATAACGAAGATTCCAACGTAGAAGACGTTAACGGAGAAAATTCTAATCAAAACGAGAAAGAATCTTCTATAAAAAATCGTCACAGAAGAAATGATTCCAGAAAAGATTCAAGTGACGAAAGTAACAGCAACGATGACGGCTCCAGTGACGAAGAATTGCGTCGACACCATCGTGGAGAAGACAAACCTAAGAAGAAGAATTCTGACGAAAGTAACTCCGATGATAGATCTAAGGACAGTGACGAGAAAAATTCAAAGGACTCTCGAAAGGACAAACGTAAGAAGCAGAATTCTGACGAAAGTAATTCTGATGATAGATCTGACGACAGCGACAGTGACGAGACAAATTCCAGGGACTCTCGAAAAGACAAACGTAAGAAGAAGAATTCCGACGAGAGTGACTCTGATTGTAATGATAGTGATAATGACAAGAAGAATTCGAAAGAGCGTAAGTCGAAAGAAAAGAGTTCTGACGAAAGTAATTGCGACAGCAAATCTGACGACAGCGATGGCAACAAATCAAAAAAAGATAAGTGTGACGAATCAAAAAATTCGTCAGAGGAGAAGAAATGGAGATGGATCTTAGGTAGGGGCAATCATCGTGGAAATAGAATTTCTGAGCCTTGGAATTGGAAACCCGAAACCAACTGGGAATTGGAAGCCAAGAGGGCAGAACTGAAGGGTCGTTTAATTGCTATCGTAAAAATAGAGAAGGTAATCAAGTTACTGAAAAATCGCACTGATGAATTCAACAAAAGAGGACACCCGGAAAGAACGCTGGGACTGATAAGAGCGATCGAAGCACACAAAAAACTACTGGGAGAAAATATTATTGCGGTGTCCAGGATCTGTAATATTACCGAGGTTCAACCAAATGAACTATTTGAAACGATAATCAAGTGCGCAGCTAATTATTCCCTACGATGGAGAAAGTTGTCGAATGTTGGAGGACCGATATTGGAGAACAAGGAAGCCATTTTGAAGCCATTGTTGCAAGAATTTTCAGCTGCACCTCTTAATTTGAGCAAGACTGATACTATAACACATATTCTCAACGAGAAAGGACTCGCAGACAAAGCTATCGTGACAG AGGGCGAACAAGTGAATGGCGTCGTTTCCTGGCAATCACAACCCGATAAAAGTGCTTCGCCATCAGAGAGCACGGGAGCCATTTCAGAAGTAGTTTCTTTGAATAGTAGAAACTCTTCTGGCAATAAGCAGAATGGCTCTGGTGCAAATGTCGACGACTCAGCTGCTTCAGATAAAGATCAAGCACCGGAACCCGTTCCAACAAATGGAAAAGAAGACAACGAAGGCAACAATTTGAATGACCAACCAGGTTCTGACTCTCAGGTGCAGACACCGAAGCACATTAAAATCGAATCAAGCAGCGCAGGAGACAACGGTGTAAATCCTTCTAACAATGAGAACGAGATACCGGGTTCGAATGACGATCAACCTGGAAATGACGACAGTCGATCGCAACAATCTGTTCCCAAATCGGACGAATCCGTCGTAGGGTCAAGAAATCGATCGACGGAAAATTTGGACTTGAAACCAGAAGTAAGTAGTGGCAGTGATAACACCGGCAAAGTGGTTGCCACTCCAGATAACAACTCATCGAGTAAAAGTAACAAATTAGCCAACGATATTAACAAACTGGAAGATTTGAATAGTGATCAGATTAAGGTGTCGATCAAGTCGACTGAATTATTGGCAACTCAAGCAGAAAATTCTGCTCTGAGAAGTGGGACAGACAAAGGTCAAAACAATGACAATTCTGATAGGGAGGTAGGAGATAGTTCAGCTGATAGCAATAATCAAATTCCGATTACTACGGATAATCAAACATCCTCGGGAAATAATGTAGTAACCGATGGTACAAGCAGCCAAACTGATTCTACTACTAGTCAGCCCGAACAGACTTCAGAAATTAGTGAAAATACAGATACAAAGGAGCCAAGGTCAACCTCTGAATTATCAACAGAAGAAACTACTGATACCGTACAGAATGCAAGTTCCGAGTCGGAATCAATATTTAATACCGCTGCCCCGGAAAGTACTTCACTAATTGACGAgtaa